A window of the Lactuca sativa cultivar Salinas chromosome 5, Lsat_Salinas_v11, whole genome shotgun sequence genome harbors these coding sequences:
- the LOC111878002 gene encoding ras-related protein RABA2a, with translation MARRPDEEYDYLFKVVLIGDSGVGKSNLLSRFTRNEFCLESKSTIGVEFATRTLQVEGRTIKAQIWDTAGQERYRAITSAYYRGALGALLVYDVTKPTTFENVSRWLKELRDHADANIVIMLIGNKTDLKHLRAVAVEDAQSFAEREGLSFIETSALEAVNVEKSFQTILGEIYRIISKKSISGGESGPSSIKQGETLVVGAQDGNTKKTCCSSS, from the exons ATGGCAAGGAGACCAGACGAGGAGTACGATTACTTGTTCAAAGTAGTGTTGATAGGCGATTCAGGTGTTGGAAAATCCAATCTTCTCTCTCGATTCACCAGAAATGAGTTTTGTTTGGAGTCCAAATCCACCATCGGCGTCGAATTCGCAACTCGTACCCTACAA GTTGAAGGAAGAACAATAAAGGCTCAGATTTGGGACACAGCAGGGCAAGAAAGATACAGAGCAATAACGAGTGCTTACTACAGGGGTGCCCTTGGAGCACTTTTAGTGTATGATGTAACAAAACCAACAACTTTTGAAAACGTAAGCAGGTGGTTGAAAGAGCTGAGGGATCATGCAGATGCGAATATTGTGATCATGCTTATAGGAAACAAGACAGATCTGAAACATCTTAGGGCTGTTGCAGTAGAAGATGCTCAAAGTTTTGCAGAGAGAGAAGGGCTTTCGTTCATTGAGACATCTGCTTTAGAAGCTGTAAATGTTGAGAAGTCTTTTCAAACGATTCTTGGTGAGATTTATAGGATTATTAGCAAGAAATCTATATCTGGTGGAGAGTCTGGACCTTCTAGCATTAAACAGGGTGAGACTCTTGTTGTTGGAGCACAGGATGGTAATACCAAGAAGACTTGTTGTTCATCCTCATGA
- the LOC111878029 gene encoding ras-related protein RABD1 — protein sequence MSNEYDYLFKLLLIGDSSVGKSCLLLRFADDSYVDSYISTIGVDFKIRTVELDGKTIKLQIWDTAGQERFRTITSSYYRGAHGIIIVYDVTDMESFNNVKQWLSEIDRYANESVCKLLVGNKCDLVENKVVDTQTAKAFADELGIPFLETSAKDSVNVEQAFLTMAAEIKKKMGNQTSGGKKSGSTVQIKGQPIEQKSNCCG from the exons ATGAGCAACGAATA CGATTATCTCTTCAAACTCCTGCTCATAGGAGACTCTTCTGTTGGAAAATCATGCCTTCTTCTCAGATTCGCT GATGATTCTTATGTTGATAGTTACATAAGCACCATTGGAGTTGATTTT AAAATTAGGACTGTGGAGCTGGATGGGAAGACAATCAAGCTGCAGATT TGGGATACTGCTGGCCAGGAGCGGTTTCGTACTATAACAAGTAGTTACTACAGAGGAGCACATGGGATAATC ATTGTGTATGATGTCACTGATATGGAGAGCTTCAACAACGTGAAGCAGTGGCTAAGTGAAATCGATAGATATGCAAACGAATCAGTCTGCAAGCTTCTTGTAGGAAACAAATGTGATCTTGTTGAGAACAAGGTTGTTGACACACAAACAGCCAAG GCATTTGCAGATGAGCTTGGGATCCCTTTCCTTGAGACCAGTGCAAAAGATTCGGTCAATGTGGAACAAGCTTTCTTGACAATGGCTGCTGAGATTAAGAAAAA AATGGGTAACCAGACATCAGGTGGCAAGAAGTCAGGAAGCACTGTTCAAATCAAAGGGCAGCCAATTGAGCAGAAGAGCAATTGTTGTGGTTAA